A region of Pyxidicoccus parkwaysis DNA encodes the following proteins:
- a CDS encoding LamG-like jellyroll fold domain-containing protein codes for MPLKPALRSLQVPVRLAAALLLGPGWMSCIGSGPTSEESADRTSANATECAPPTAGLRLWLRASDILLPDGTPLGSWPDASGQGVHAVQGSTSAQPRVRQAAIGGRAAIEFDGVNDRLDLTTNVFAAGAAARTLFAVVQTTDTNGHIAGTGSSSAGFLTTYGSGLALVAGSPTVKANSNGSGLLLSGAAPVTDGQPRLVSAVVQAGDSALFVNGQPSGQSAAALNAYAYGKSTLGASDGSNTGAAQDAFAGRLAELIVYDRVLSDSERTELELCLGGTYQLPITFPPGCDGVPGSGTVVDACGVCGGDGGTCADEAVVPEGRALWLRADDLRSADGAPVTSWSDFSGRGSHATQSTVSTRPVLRRASIAGHAAIEFDGVNDRLDLASNVFATGNFPLTVFAVLRTTDSAGHLVGTGSSSAGFLSTYGGGLILTAGQPTLKANSNGSGLLLSGPPINDGQARVLSAVAHGGPSTLFINGQPAGESSVPPGAYAYGKSTLGASDGSSSGASQDPFAGQLAEVLVYHRALSESERTLIEQYLGGKYGIAITLPPGCDGVPGSGAVIDACGVCGGGGASCADEAVVPEGRALWLRADDLRSADGSPVGTWADGSGQGSHATQASASAQPVLRKNIMSGHAAVQFDGVNDRLDLASNVFATGNFPLTVFAVLRTTDTEGHVVGTGSTDSGYLTTYGGGLTFVAGKPTLKANSNGSGLHLSASVTANDGATRLLSSVAQSGASRLFVDCAAQGASTAATNAYAYGKSTLGASDGSKGGQSRDPFAGHLAEVIVYRRALLPDERTAIEDYLASKYGLTGCVHAPSDPAASLAESAVMFWRMNETGTAARADLVSGLDVMPFPSDAAGITQVPAIQGMGQQVSGPAGYHFWRPSDSRMSHGRGSFTWAGWMKLASFYDSQTFVGKWNNAVGGREYRVWYNAALQRFELQVSSTGNAGTGDIGSVVHPTAVALDTFYFLEAWHDALAGTLNLRVGTTTDRGQVASSTWTKGVYVSSADLNLGAHNTCQDAHLHGTLDAVGYWKRVLTEAESLRLWNGGAGFEP; via the coding sequence ATGCCCCTCAAGCCCGCCCTCCGAAGTCTCCAGGTCCCGGTACGCCTGGCTGCCGCGCTGCTCCTCGGTCCTGGTTGGATGTCCTGCATCGGCTCGGGGCCGACGTCCGAAGAATCGGCAGACAGGACGTCCGCGAATGCGACTGAGTGTGCCCCTCCCACCGCCGGCCTGCGGCTGTGGCTCCGCGCGAGCGACATCCTCCTCCCGGACGGCACGCCACTGGGGAGCTGGCCCGACGCCTCAGGCCAGGGTGTCCATGCCGTCCAGGGGTCCACCAGCGCCCAGCCACGGGTCCGGCAGGCGGCCATCGGGGGCCGGGCCGCCATCGAGTTCGACGGCGTCAATGACCGGCTCGACCTGACCACCAACGTCTTCGCCGCCGGCGCCGCCGCCCGCACCCTCTTCGCCGTGGTCCAGACCACCGACACGAACGGCCACATCGCGGGCACCGGCTCGTCCTCGGCGGGCTTCCTGACCACCTATGGGAGCGGCCTCGCCCTCGTCGCGGGCAGCCCCACCGTGAAGGCCAACTCGAATGGAAGTGGCCTGCTGTTGAGCGGCGCCGCGCCCGTGACGGATGGACAACCCCGGCTCGTCTCCGCCGTGGTCCAGGCGGGTGACAGCGCGCTGTTCGTCAACGGCCAGCCGTCGGGACAGTCGGCCGCGGCGCTCAATGCCTATGCCTATGGAAAGTCCACCCTCGGCGCCAGCGACGGCTCCAACACGGGCGCGGCCCAGGACGCCTTCGCGGGTCGGCTGGCCGAGCTCATTGTCTATGACCGCGTGCTCAGCGACAGCGAGCGGACCGAATTGGAGCTGTGCCTGGGCGGGACCTACCAGCTCCCCATCACCTTCCCTCCCGGCTGTGATGGCGTGCCGGGCAGCGGCACCGTCGTGGATGCCTGCGGCGTGTGCGGCGGCGATGGCGGCACGTGCGCGGACGAGGCCGTCGTGCCGGAGGGCCGGGCCCTGTGGCTGAGAGCGGATGACCTGCGCTCGGCGGACGGCGCCCCCGTCACGAGCTGGTCCGACTTCTCGGGCAGGGGGAGTCATGCCACCCAATCCACCGTGAGCACCAGGCCCGTGCTGCGGCGCGCCTCCATCGCGGGCCATGCCGCCATCGAATTCGATGGCGTCAACGACCGGCTCGACCTGGCCTCCAACGTCTTCGCCACCGGCAACTTCCCGCTCACCGTCTTCGCCGTGCTCCGCACGACGGATTCAGCCGGACACCTCGTGGGCACCGGCTCGTCCTCGGCGGGTTTTCTAAGCACCTATGGAGGAGGGCTCATCCTCACGGCGGGGCAACCCACGCTCAAGGCCAACTCGAATGGGAGTGGCCTGCTGCTGAGTGGCCCGCCCATCAACGACGGGCAGGCCCGGGTCCTCTCGGCCGTGGCCCATGGAGGCCCCAGCACCCTGTTCATCAACGGCCAGCCCGCGGGCGAATCCTCCGTGCCCCCGGGTGCCTACGCGTATGGGAAGTCCACCCTCGGCGCCAGCGACGGCTCCAGTTCCGGCGCGTCACAGGACCCGTTCGCGGGTCAGCTCGCGGAGGTGCTCGTCTACCACCGCGCGCTCAGCGAGAGCGAGCGGACCCTCATCGAGCAATACCTCGGTGGCAAGTATGGAATTGCCATCACCCTGCCCCCAGGCTGCGATGGCGTGCCGGGCAGTGGCGCCGTCATCGACGCCTGCGGCGTGTGCGGTGGAGGTGGCGCCTCGTGCGCGGACGAGGCCGTCGTGCCGGAGGGCCGGGCCCTGTGGCTGAGGGCGGATGACCTGCGCTCGGCGGACGGCTCGCCCGTGGGGACCTGGGCCGACGGCTCGGGACAGGGCAGCCATGCGACGCAGGCGTCCGCGAGCGCCCAGCCCGTGTTGCGCAAGAACATCATGTCCGGCCACGCAGCGGTCCAGTTCGACGGAGTCAACGACCGGCTCGACCTGGCCTCCAACGTCTTCGCCACCGGCAACTTCCCGCTCACCGTCTTCGCCGTGCTCCGCACGACGGACACGGAGGGGCACGTCGTGGGCACGGGCTCTACCGATTCCGGCTATCTGACCACCTATGGGGGAGGGCTGACGTTCGTGGCGGGCAAGCCCACCCTCAAGGCCAACTCGAACGGCAGCGGCCTGCACCTGTCCGCGTCCGTCACGGCCAATGACGGGGCCACGCGCCTGCTGTCCTCCGTGGCGCAGTCCGGAGCCAGCCGGCTGTTCGTCGATTGCGCGGCGCAGGGCGCATCCACGGCCGCGACGAATGCGTATGCGTATGGAAAGTCCACGCTGGGCGCCAGCGATGGCTCGAAGGGTGGCCAGTCCAGAGACCCCTTCGCGGGGCACCTCGCGGAGGTCATCGTCTACCGCCGCGCGCTCCTCCCCGACGAGCGCACCGCCATCGAGGACTACCTCGCGTCCAAGTACGGGCTGACGGGCTGTGTCCACGCTCCCTCCGACCCCGCGGCCTCCCTGGCGGAGTCCGCGGTGATGTTCTGGCGGATGAACGAGACTGGCACGGCCGCGCGCGCGGACCTCGTGAGCGGGCTGGACGTGATGCCCTTCCCCTCGGACGCCGCCGGCATCACCCAGGTGCCAGCCATCCAGGGAATGGGACAACAGGTGAGCGGCCCCGCCGGGTACCACTTCTGGCGCCCCAGCGATTCACGGATGAGCCACGGACGGGGGAGCTTCACCTGGGCGGGTTGGATGAAGCTCGCGTCGTTCTATGACAGTCAGACGTTCGTCGGGAAATGGAACAACGCGGTGGGCGGGCGGGAATACCGCGTCTGGTACAACGCCGCGCTTCAACGGTTCGAGCTCCAGGTGTCGAGCACGGGCAACGCCGGCACCGGGGACATCGGTAGCGTCGTGCATCCCACCGCTGTCGCCCTGGACACCTTCTACTTCCTGGAGGCCTGGCATGACGCGCTCGCGGGCACCCTCAACCTGCGCGTCGGGACCACCACCGACCGAGGCCAGGTTGCTTCGAGCACCTGGACGAAGGGGGTGTACGTGAGCTCCGCCGACCTGAACCTGGGCGCCCACAACACCTGCCAGGATGCCCACCTGCATGGGACGCTGGACGCCGTCGGTTACTGGAAGCGGGTCCTGACGGAGGCGGAGAGCCTGCGGCTGTGGAATGGTGGCGCGGGCTTCGAGCCCTGA
- a CDS encoding helix-turn-helix domain-containing protein codes for MAAGGVTQGYVEWAPPAGLAEAVDAFWRFTAPPLGAAPSSHRVLPDGCSDLIFSFRGTHGQTWLDAPELTVVGPMERFALVPLEPGAVSFGVRLKPGWALPLLGVSPREVCGLNVPVADCAPDFTELLRRLEDSASPARALALFQETFVRRASLHAGPPPRAARALHWIQSSGGQVRMSELARTLGVSERTLHRDVLDEAGVAPKLLARVLRFQRAVKLLRSGAEADVASVALTCGYSDQAHLSREVRELAGVTPGALLTG; via the coding sequence ATGGCGGCCGGTGGTGTGACACAGGGCTATGTGGAGTGGGCGCCTCCCGCCGGGCTCGCGGAGGCGGTGGATGCCTTCTGGCGCTTCACCGCTCCGCCGCTCGGCGCCGCCCCTTCGAGCCACCGGGTGCTGCCCGACGGCTGCTCGGACCTCATCTTCAGCTTCCGCGGCACGCACGGCCAGACGTGGCTGGACGCCCCGGAGCTCACGGTGGTGGGCCCCATGGAGCGCTTCGCTCTCGTGCCCCTGGAGCCCGGCGCGGTGAGCTTCGGCGTGCGGCTCAAGCCCGGCTGGGCGCTTCCCCTGCTCGGCGTGAGCCCTCGCGAGGTGTGCGGCCTCAACGTCCCCGTGGCGGACTGCGCGCCGGACTTCACCGAGCTCCTGCGGCGGCTCGAGGACAGCGCCTCACCGGCACGCGCCCTGGCCCTCTTCCAGGAGACCTTCGTGCGGCGGGCCTCCCTCCATGCCGGACCTCCGCCGCGCGCCGCGCGGGCGCTGCACTGGATTCAGTCCTCGGGAGGGCAGGTGCGCATGTCCGAGCTGGCGCGGACGCTGGGTGTGAGCGAGCGCACCCTGCACCGCGACGTGCTGGACGAGGCCGGCGTGGCGCCGAAGCTGCTCGCCCGGGTGCTGCGCTTCCAGCGTGCCGTGAAGCTGCTGCGCTCCGGGGCGGAAGCAGACGTGGCCTCCGTGGCGCTCACGTGCGGCTACTCGGACCAGGCCCACCTGTCGCGCGAGGTGCGCGAGTTGGCGGGCGTGACGCCGGGGGCGTTGCTCACCGGCTGA
- a CDS encoding VOC family protein, translating to MKLGYVILYVQDVPATVDFYEKAFGLQRRFLHESNSYAEMETGATALAFAAEGMAKDNGLTVRPNRVKEDAAAVEVALVTPDVQAAYERAVKAGARPAQPPKQKPWGQTVAYVRDIDGVLVELCTPMSA from the coding sequence ATGAAGCTCGGCTACGTCATCCTCTACGTGCAGGACGTGCCCGCCACCGTCGACTTCTACGAGAAGGCCTTCGGCCTGCAACGCCGCTTCCTCCACGAGAGCAACAGCTACGCGGAGATGGAGACGGGTGCCACGGCGCTGGCCTTCGCGGCGGAAGGAATGGCGAAGGACAACGGCCTCACCGTGCGGCCCAACCGGGTGAAGGAGGACGCGGCGGCGGTGGAGGTGGCGCTCGTCACGCCGGACGTGCAGGCCGCCTATGAGCGCGCGGTGAAGGCCGGCGCCAGGCCCGCCCAGCCTCCCAAGCAGAAGCCCTGGGGGCAGACGGTGGCCTACGTGAGAGACATCGACGGAGTGCTGGTGGAGCTCTGCACGCCGATGTCCGCTTGA